The Terriglobia bacterium genome includes a region encoding these proteins:
- the smc gene encoding chromosome segregation protein SMC, with amino-acid sequence MLKLKKLQILGFKSFCDRTELGFHGDGIAAIVGPNGCGKSNISDAIAWVLGEQSARTLRGARMEDVIFAGTRDRKPTGMAEVSLTLIDPDVYDGPEALAEPEIEIHDEMSEADWDEAALREKAAVETDEYLSDVQPGQVDEVDGLRSTVDGQNSGAPESNLGPQTTPANSSADPGAESANAIEQPSATSELPPSTVDRRPSAVVLKIRRRKFRPSFKAGEIVVTRRLFRSGDSEYLLNGKLCRLRDIQDIFMGTGLGPESYAIIEQGRIGQILSSKPTDRRAIIEEAAGITKFKTRKRLAEARLEEAKLNLARVNDIFEEVTRQMNSLKRQASKAERYARLRDEMRGKLRLVLAGRFAQLRRESEELEATLIGLGEELRAKTQVVGELELEQAEGTQRGYAIETDVRNNGERLSAITREIDRAFSRQRTNEERCAELTHRAESAAAELAQTRLRLVGIEAERESHRGVLQAAEGEVAAAQQQAAAAQQEATIAAGVLADIECRQESRRAAIMEAVAAASAVREQLTRAQEHIAGLERELRRLNHEIESGRAQIETFGDQRGQIAFEFENASERVQALAEDIEQTRAAIGEVRMAETESKRRLDTLRAEYATALGKKGSLEAVIAEHGYSTDSVRRLFQSGALNSGFAPVGVLADFLEVDDRVEHVVEDFLRDELNFIVVKSWDAADEGMRLLRTDVEGRATFLVHPNDSQARFSFVLDEAAHHAPAHAQLVRPLKQAIRVLNGFGKSLEVILPKLRDGYLVPDSGVARELALSNPDAFFLSESGECFHNVTVTGGKQRSEGPLSMKRELRDVLRVLAEMERALGGEERKALILAREIADLSSLLERLETEKREADRAALTSGHDLRQLESEVTRIAERVALAEREALNITAERAANEALIAEQQAELGARDARRAALENEAAAAQESLAGLRAARDAAAHVASEMKAQVAAVEERRRAASAALSRVATMFAEIASRVESLESQQQMAAAEQAQREIENLQISEQLDLLGAQKEQAEAREAELQAESEQVRGRLVEIEHQLRSARLEMDSVRDRRGELSAQAAKLQSDQQHMAETCLNELGVAAGTLLADESVAQLGPELLALEETAYRELRAKLDNMGPVNMMALEEYQEAAQRHGFLETQRKDLMDSIENTQNAIREIDTISRQKFQEAFAAININFQAAFRKLFGGGNGFMRLTDEENAADSGIDVVASPPGKKLQNVLLLSGGEKALTALALLVGIFQYQPSPFCILDEVDAPLDESNIGRFTELVREMSDTTQFILITHSKKTMSIAPVMYGVTMQEPGVSKLVSVRFHENAQAATA; translated from the coding sequence TTGCTGAAACTCAAGAAGCTCCAGATCCTCGGGTTCAAGTCATTCTGCGACCGCACTGAACTGGGTTTTCACGGCGACGGCATCGCTGCCATCGTCGGCCCCAACGGTTGCGGCAAATCCAACATCTCCGACGCCATCGCCTGGGTTTTGGGCGAGCAATCGGCGCGCACCCTGCGCGGCGCGCGCATGGAAGACGTTATCTTTGCCGGCACGCGCGACCGCAAGCCCACCGGCATGGCCGAAGTTTCCCTCACCCTGATCGACCCTGACGTTTACGACGGGCCGGAAGCATTGGCCGAGCCGGAAATTGAAATTCACGACGAGATGTCGGAAGCGGACTGGGACGAAGCCGCGTTGCGCGAAAAAGCCGCCGTCGAGACCGACGAATACCTTTCCGACGTGCAGCCCGGCCAGGTGGACGAAGTCGACGGTCTACGGTCGACGGTCGACGGCCAAAACAGCGGTGCGCCCGAATCGAACCTGGGACCGCAGACCACCCCGGCCAACAGCTCCGCCGATCCTGGTGCTGAATCCGCCAACGCCATCGAGCAACCGTCAGCGACTTCCGAGTTGCCGCCGTCGACCGTCGACCGTCGACCGTCGGCCGTGGTTTTGAAAATCCGCCGCCGCAAGTTCAGGCCCAGCTTCAAGGCCGGCGAGATCGTGGTCACGCGCCGCTTGTTCCGCTCCGGCGACAGCGAGTACCTGCTCAATGGCAAGCTCTGCCGCCTGCGCGATATCCAGGACATCTTCATGGGCACCGGGCTGGGCCCGGAGTCCTATGCCATCATCGAGCAGGGAAGAATCGGCCAGATTCTCTCCAGCAAGCCCACAGACCGGCGCGCCATCATCGAGGAGGCGGCCGGGATTACCAAGTTCAAGACGCGCAAGCGCCTCGCCGAAGCGCGGCTCGAGGAAGCCAAGCTGAACCTGGCGCGGGTCAACGATATCTTCGAGGAAGTCACGCGCCAGATGAACTCGCTCAAGCGCCAGGCCTCCAAAGCCGAGCGCTACGCGCGCCTGCGCGACGAAATGCGCGGCAAGCTGCGCCTGGTGCTGGCCGGCAGGTTCGCGCAACTCCGCCGCGAGAGCGAAGAACTGGAAGCGACCCTCATCGGCCTCGGGGAAGAACTGCGTGCGAAAACGCAGGTGGTCGGCGAGCTGGAACTGGAGCAGGCCGAAGGCACGCAGCGCGGCTATGCTATCGAAACCGACGTGCGCAACAATGGCGAGCGCTTGTCGGCAATCACGCGCGAGATTGATCGCGCATTCTCGCGCCAGCGCACCAACGAGGAGCGCTGCGCCGAGCTGACACACCGCGCCGAATCCGCCGCCGCCGAACTCGCGCAGACACGCCTGCGCCTGGTGGGCATCGAGGCGGAACGGGAATCGCATCGCGGGGTTTTGCAAGCGGCCGAGGGCGAGGTGGCCGCCGCGCAGCAACAAGCCGCCGCGGCGCAGCAGGAAGCCACCATCGCCGCCGGCGTGCTGGCCGACATCGAGTGCCGCCAGGAATCACGCCGGGCCGCGATCATGGAAGCAGTTGCCGCCGCTTCCGCGGTCCGCGAGCAGCTTACGCGCGCGCAGGAGCACATCGCCGGCCTGGAACGCGAACTGCGCCGCCTGAATCACGAAATCGAATCCGGGCGGGCGCAGATTGAGACCTTCGGCGACCAGCGCGGGCAGATCGCCTTCGAGTTCGAAAATGCCTCCGAACGCGTGCAGGCGCTTGCCGAGGACATCGAGCAGACGCGCGCCGCGATCGGCGAGGTGCGCATGGCGGAGACCGAGTCCAAGCGCCGCCTCGATACCCTGCGCGCCGAGTACGCCACCGCGCTGGGCAAAAAGGGTTCGCTGGAAGCGGTGATTGCCGAGCACGGTTATTCCACCGATTCGGTTCGCCGGCTGTTCCAGTCCGGCGCGCTCAACAGCGGTTTTGCGCCGGTCGGGGTGCTCGCCGATTTCCTCGAAGTCGATGACCGCGTCGAGCACGTGGTCGAGGATTTCCTGCGCGACGAGCTCAACTTCATCGTGGTGAAATCCTGGGACGCCGCCGACGAAGGCATGCGCCTGCTGCGCACCGACGTCGAGGGCCGCGCTACCTTCCTGGTGCATCCCAATGACTCGCAGGCGCGCTTCTCGTTCGTGCTCGACGAGGCCGCGCACCATGCGCCCGCGCACGCGCAACTGGTTCGACCGTTGAAGCAGGCCATCCGCGTGCTCAACGGCTTCGGCAAATCCCTGGAAGTCATCCTGCCCAAGCTGCGCGACGGCTACCTCGTGCCCGACTCGGGAGTCGCGCGCGAGTTGGCCCTGTCGAACCCCGACGCATTCTTTCTCTCCGAATCGGGCGAGTGCTTCCACAATGTCACCGTGACCGGCGGCAAGCAGCGCAGCGAGGGCCCGCTGTCCATGAAGCGCGAGTTGCGCGACGTGCTGCGCGTGCTCGCCGAAATGGAACGGGCGCTGGGCGGCGAAGAGCGCAAGGCATTGATCCTGGCGCGCGAGATCGCCGACCTCTCCTCGCTGCTGGAGCGGCTGGAAACGGAGAAGCGCGAGGCCGACAGGGCCGCGCTCACCTCCGGTCATGACCTGCGCCAGTTGGAGAGCGAGGTGACGCGCATCGCCGAGCGGGTGGCGCTGGCGGAGCGCGAAGCGCTGAACATCACCGCCGAACGGGCGGCGAACGAGGCGCTGATTGCCGAACAACAGGCCGAACTTGGCGCTCGCGATGCCCGCCGTGCCGCGCTGGAGAACGAAGCCGCCGCGGCGCAGGAAAGTCTTGCCGGGCTGCGCGCCGCGCGCGATGCCGCCGCCCACGTTGCCTCCGAGATGAAGGCGCAAGTCGCGGCCGTGGAAGAGCGGCGCCGCGCCGCGTCGGCTGCGCTGTCCCGGGTTGCCACCATGTTCGCCGAGATCGCTTCGCGCGTGGAGTCGCTGGAGTCGCAGCAGCAGATGGCCGCCGCCGAACAGGCGCAGCGCGAGATCGAAAACCTGCAGATTTCCGAGCAACTGGATTTGCTGGGCGCGCAGAAAGAGCAGGCCGAAGCGCGCGAAGCCGAACTGCAGGCCGAATCCGAACAGGTGCGCGGCCGGCTGGTCGAAATCGAGCACCAGCTTCGTAGCGCGCGCCTGGAAATGGACTCGGTGCGCGACCGCCGCGGAGAACTGTCGGCGCAGGCCGCCAAGCTGCAGTCCGATCAGCAGCACATGGCGGAAACCTGCCTGAACGAGCTCGGTGTGGCCGCCGGCACGCTGCTCGCTGACGAGTCCGTTGCCCAGCTCGGCCCGGAACTGCTCGCCCTGGAGGAGACCGCATATCGCGAGCTGCGCGCGAAACTTGACAACATGGGCCCGGTGAACATGATGGCCCTGGAGGAGTATCAGGAGGCGGCGCAGCGCCACGGATTCCTGGAAACGCAACGCAAAGATTTGATGGACTCCATCGAAAATACGCAGAACGCCATTCGTGAAATCGACACCATCTCGCGCCAGAAATTCCAGGAAGCGTTTGCCGCCATCAACATCAATTTCCAGGCGGCATTCCGCAAGTTGTTCGGCGGCGGCAACGGATTCATGCGGCTCACCGACGAAGAGAACGCCGCCGACAGCGGCATTGACGTGGTGGCGTCGCCTCCGGGCAAGAAGCTGCAGAACGTGCTGCTGCTCTCCGGGGGAGAAAAAGCGCTGACGGCCCTGGCGCTGCTGGTCGGCATCTTCCAGTACCAGCCGAGCCCGTTCTGCATTCTCGACGAAGTGGACGCTCCGCTTGACGAAAGCAACATCGGACGCTTTACCGAACTGGTGCGCGAGATGAGCGATACCACCCAGTTCATCCTCATCACGCACAGCAAGAAGACCATGAGCATTGCGCCGGTCATGTACGGCGTCACCATGCAGGAGCCCGGAGTTTCCAAGCTGGTCTCGGTGCGCTTCCACGAAAACGCGCAGGCGGCGACCGCGTAG
- a CDS encoding phosphoribosylaminoimidazolesuccinocarboxamide synthase, with amino-acid sequence MAHSLQDVLLHTDFPDLELYASGKVRDLYRVDNEHLLLVATDRISAFDYVLATGIPNKGSVLTQLSLFWFDFLKDIVPNHLVTAEVERYPQHLRKYQAHLRGRSMLVVHADMVPVECVVRGYISGSAWKEYQNKGSVCGITLPYGLRESDKLPQPIFTPASKANTGHDENISFAEMKKIAGAALSEQLRDLSLRIYQAAADYAAARGILIADTKFEFGRTAAGLVLADEVLTPDSSRFWPGDAYAPGRGQESFDKQYVRDYLEKIRWNKQPPAPSLPPEVADNTSAKYMEAFRRLTGRDLQVQAA; translated from the coding sequence GTGGCTCACTCCCTACAAGACGTCCTGCTGCACACCGACTTTCCGGACTTGGAGCTTTATGCCAGCGGAAAGGTGCGGGACCTCTACCGCGTGGACAACGAGCACCTGCTGTTGGTGGCGACCGACCGCATTTCCGCTTTCGATTACGTGCTCGCCACCGGCATTCCCAACAAGGGCAGCGTCCTGACCCAGCTTTCTCTTTTCTGGTTCGACTTCCTCAAGGACATCGTCCCCAACCACCTGGTCACCGCCGAGGTGGAGCGCTATCCGCAGCACCTGCGCAAGTACCAGGCTCATCTGCGCGGCCGCTCCATGCTGGTGGTCCATGCCGACATGGTTCCGGTGGAGTGCGTGGTGCGCGGCTACATTTCCGGTTCGGCGTGGAAGGAATACCAGAACAAGGGCTCGGTGTGCGGCATCACCCTGCCCTACGGCTTGCGCGAATCCGACAAACTGCCGCAGCCGATCTTTACGCCGGCAAGCAAGGCCAACACCGGCCATGACGAAAACATTTCCTTCGCCGAGATGAAGAAGATCGCCGGGGCCGCGTTGAGCGAGCAACTGCGCGACCTGAGCCTGCGCATTTATCAGGCCGCCGCCGACTACGCCGCCGCCCGCGGTATCCTCATCGCCGATACCAAGTTCGAGTTCGGACGCACCGCCGCCGGCTTGGTGCTGGCCGACGAAGTCTTGACGCCCGATTCGTCGCGCTTCTGGCCCGGCGACGCGTATGCGCCCGGCCGCGGCCAGGAGTCGTTCGACAAACAATACGTGCGCGATTACCTGGAGAAGATTCGCTGGAACAAGCAGCCGCCGGCTCCCTCGCTTCCGCCCGAGGTGGCCGACAACACCAGCGCGAAATACATGGAAGCGTTTCGCCGGCTTACCGGGCGGGACTTGCAGGTGCAGGCGGCCTGA
- a CDS encoding CvpA family protein, whose amino-acid sequence MTGLDWLIVAIVLFSVLVAASQGFMHEVFSLAGVVVGYLLAAWGYRQVANWYAPYVKTPWVADLCGFLTIFFVVVLLAGGIGRIARFGMKEAGLRWFDRVLGGMFGLVRGVLIVMISLLALASFSPGSTLLARSRTAPYLLVLARAAVWVAPSQVRQQFRAGMDAIANIREGAPPAANHNAAPGPPAVPAK is encoded by the coding sequence ATGACCGGACTGGATTGGCTGATCGTTGCCATCGTTCTGTTTTCTGTGCTGGTCGCGGCTTCGCAAGGGTTCATGCACGAAGTGTTTTCCCTGGCCGGGGTGGTCGTAGGATATCTGCTCGCGGCCTGGGGATACCGCCAGGTGGCGAACTGGTACGCGCCGTATGTGAAGACGCCCTGGGTGGCCGATCTGTGCGGGTTTCTGACGATCTTTTTTGTTGTCGTCCTGCTGGCGGGAGGTATCGGCCGGATCGCGCGTTTCGGCATGAAGGAAGCCGGACTGCGCTGGTTCGACCGCGTTTTGGGCGGGATGTTCGGGCTGGTGCGCGGCGTCCTGATCGTGATGATCTCGTTGCTCGCGCTGGCATCGTTCTCGCCCGGGTCAACCCTGCTGGCGCGATCGCGCACGGCGCCGTATCTGCTGGTGCTGGCGCGGGCCGCCGTCTGGGTTGCACCGTCGCAGGTACGGCAACAGTTTCGTGCCGGCATGGACGCCATCGCCAACATCCGCGAAGGCGCGCCTCCGGCGGCGAATCATAATGCCGCGCCCGGACCGCCCGCGGTCCCGGCTAAGTAA
- a CDS encoding histidine kinase, which yields MYKSGILYSEAVREFKKRFILTVLQENQGNQCKAARNLGMHRNTLSRTIAELKVDVRSLRDGARRPPRSARPLTMEKKAAR from the coding sequence ATGTACAAAAGCGGCATTCTTTATTCCGAAGCCGTCCGCGAATTCAAGAAGCGCTTTATTCTCACGGTCCTTCAGGAGAACCAGGGAAACCAGTGCAAAGCTGCCCGCAATTTGGGCATGCACCGCAATACGCTCTCCCGCACCATCGCCGAACTCAAGGTTGACGTTCGCAGCCTGCGCGACGGCGCCCGGCGCCCCCCGCGCAGTGCCCGCCCCCTCACCATGGAGAAGAAAGCGGCGCGCTAG